The Candidatus Delongbacteria bacterium nucleotide sequence CAGATTTCCAGATATTGGTGAAGGCATCACTGAGGGTAAAATTCTAGAGTGGTATGTAGATAAAGGTCAGGATATAAAGTTTGGACAACCTATTGTAAAAATGGAAACTGACAAGGTTGTAACAGATATTCCATCACCTAAAGATGGTGTTATAGCAAAGAGAATTGGAAAAGTTGGCGAAACAATCAATGTAGAAGATGTTTTAGTGGAAATAGATATTGAAGGTGAAGATACTCATACTGAAAATGTAGAGGAAGAGGGTGCAGGAGTTGTAGGAAGTCTAGAAATTGCTTCCAGTTCAGCATATTTACCTGCAAGCGACGAAGGATCTGATCTGGAAAATCATGATATGAAGAAAGACAGAAAAGCACTAGCTACACCAGTTGCCAGAGCATTAGCAAAGGATATGAATATTGATATAAATGAAATATCAGGTAGTGGTCCAGCTGGCAGAGTTATGAAAGAGGATATTTTAAATTATAAGAAAAGTGAAAAACCTGCTCAAAAAATATCTATGCCTCTTGAAACAGAAGATGCTGTGACAATAGAAGATTTACCACAAATTAGGAAAGCTATTGCTAAAAATATGCTGAAAAGTAAGCACAATGCACCGCATATGCATGTTTTTGATGAAGCAGTGATTGATGAATTAGTTGGAATTCGTAACAGATATAAAAATCAATTTGAAGAAAATGGTGTTAAATTAAGTTATCTTCCATTCATTGTAAAAGCTACAGCAATGGCACTTAAAAAACACAGATCTTTAAATGCAGAATTAGATCTGGAAAATGGAAAAATTAAGTATAAAAACTATATAAATATCGGTATAGCTGTAGATACTCCAGATGGACTTTTAGTTCCTGTAATCAGAAATGCTGATAAAAAATCAGTTTTCGCTTTAGCTAAAGAGATTGGCGAAATTGCGAATAAGGCAAGAGATAGAAAAATTACACTAGAAGATATGAAAGACGGTACTTTTACAATAACTAATTTCGGATCTATAGGTGGAAGATTTGCCGCTCCGATTATCAATTATCCACAGGCTGCAATCCTTGGAGCTGGAAAAATTTTCAAAAAACCTATAGTTAAAGATGATAATATCGTTGTGGGAACAGTACTTCCTATATCTTTAGGTGTGGATCACGCAATTGTTGATGGTGGCGAAGTTACAAGATTTTTAAATCTTATTTTGAAATATCTTGGTGATCCTGTAAGTTTGATTATGGACTAAATTTGAATGGAGAATGTTATGGATTATGATATAGTAGTAATTGGTGCAGGTCCAGCAGGTTATGTAGC carries:
- a CDS encoding 2-oxo acid dehydrogenase subunit E2; protein product: MRYLFRFPDIGEGITEGKILEWYVDKGQDIKFGQPIVKMETDKVVTDIPSPKDGVIAKRIGKVGETINVEDVLVEIDIEGEDTHTENVEEEGAGVVGSLEIASSSAYLPASDEGSDLENHDMKKDRKALATPVARALAKDMNIDINEISGSGPAGRVMKEDILNYKKSEKPAQKISMPLETEDAVTIEDLPQIRKAIAKNMLKSKHNAPHMHVFDEAVIDELVGIRNRYKNQFEENGVKLSYLPFIVKATAMALKKHRSLNAELDLENGKIKYKNYINIGIAVDTPDGLLVPVIRNADKKSVFALAKEIGEIANKARDRKITLEDMKDGTFTITNFGSIGGRFAAPIINYPQAAILGAGKIFKKPIVKDDNIVVGTVLPISLGVDHAIVDGGEVTRFLNLILKYLGDPVSLIMD